The segment TTTGGCTCCTTGACAAATAAATGGATATatcattattaaatgtttatatatatatatatatatataaatctatgcATTATAATAACAGAAATATTGTCAGAATCGTCTGCCTGGCATAATGGTTTAATGGCCATATTTGACATATTTGACacatttatattgttaattatattgttatattattaatatttgaccaatatttatTGCAGATGGCTATGTAACTGGTCTTACCCACAGCTCCTACAGTCCAGTTGTTGATGAGCTGCCCAGCACAGAAGGCAAAGTCCTGGAAGGTTAGATACTGCAACTTTTTCTTCCCAGTCTCAAAACGATTATTGGCAAAGAACACTATTGCAGCATAGTCTCTGGAGGAGGAATTGGCAGAAGCATTTAGCAAGAGGAGGTGAAAACCCACCAAATCAGCAATGAGGCAACTGTTCATGGAAACTTGCATTCTTACATTGTTAATGAACATACAACTAGAAGAATGGATACGTAAGGTAAATAAGTAATTTAGAAACATAATCATATCTAACTGTGCTTTGACTGCTCTCtcttatatttttttctcattttctgaGCTCAGTTCTTCCGGCATTCAGGATTAATTAAAAAGCTTTGGAAAGAAACTTCTCAGAAAAAGACTTTCTTACCTGGCTAATGGATCAGGTAGCAGAAAATGTTGCCGAATGTTTTCCACCAGGGGGCCCTTGAGTTCTTCCACCACTTTGAACACTCGCTTGAAGTTGTCAAACTGTTTTTAAGGAGATTGctataatcatttaatttccaAAAGGGTCTCGGAAAAGTATCCAAGTACGAATCTTAGTTACCAATGAGAAGTTCATAATCTTAGGGTGTGTTTATACTTGGCAGGTTTGGTTTGATTCAAACGTACACTTGGTGAGATTGCTCTGTTAATGAGGTTCATTTGAATAAGTACGAATACTGCCAAACAAACCTTTGTACAAACCAAACGAACTCTGGTGTGATTTGACTTATATGTGAACGTAACACATACCAAAgacatttaaacttaaaaaaatcaggacatgaTGTCACAAGAACCAACCCTAAAAAGACAAAATGCTCAAGCCTGTTATATTTCAGTATAGACATCTGAACCACTGTCTTCTTGCAGCAGATCTCTCCATATGCAGCAAAATAATTCCTAAATCTGTTTCAACTCCTTCACACATTTTATAAGCTCTTTGTGAGCTGGTAAAAAATACCACCATATGTACGCATATATGTGCATGTACATGTAGCCCAGAAAACAACATTGTTTCAGATGTTTGGTAAATTTGCAAAATATATGTCCATGTTGTGGCCATATCCTTATGCCGTTTGTTTTGTATCTATAGGTTTGGTGTTAAAAATTACAGTATAAACACTAAGCTAACCAGGACTAAATGTAGTTTTCTTTTTGTGTCCGAACCAATAGATCCTAGAGAATGGACCTTCAAGTGTAAACACACCCTTAAATGGAGTCCTTCAGCGCACCTGTCTTCTGCAGCTCTTCAGCATAATGCCTGTCTTTATACTAACATCATCAAGGTCTTTTTTGGTTCCTTTGGAGAGCTTCTTTCCCAGGACCTCTCGAACAAATAAATCATCAAAAGCATAATATCTAAAAAGGGAAATGGAAATTAGGGGTTTTACATTGAATAATGACCAAATCAAGTTAATTAAATTGGCAAGACGCATACCAATGCATACCTTTCAATGAGCATGGCTTGTCTGTCTGGCGGTATCTGAAATAGAAGCTGATTGGCTAGTTTAGCCGGGTGATGCAAAAGTCTCTCGCACATCTGGAAAGTCCTGTACTGGTCCATTGTGTCACTGAGCAGCACTTCTGCACTCGCCTCACACTCCTCCATCACACCTCCTTCTATCCGCACCTTCACTGCATCATTCACTATGATGACAACCACATTGACTAGTGTATTATTAATTTTCTAAATGGACATTACAGTAGCTCATGGTCTCATTTATACTTTACCTGTATATCCATTCAGCCACAGCTGGTACACCTCTTTGTCCATAATGGTGGTGTTTCCAACAAATACATCCAGCTCCACAGACATCTTGACATCGACATAAACTCTGCAGTCACATGATCATGGTTAGTTAATACTAAACAAATTATTGTAACATCCTGAATTACTTAATGAGTTGCAAGGATAAACAGGGATTAAGAGTCTCACTCTTTGGCACTTAAATCAAAGAGGAAGACTGACAGACAGTTAGCTACGTTATTCCTTACACAGAATTCAAACTATAGCCGTTAACTATTCAGCCAATGCATAACACAATTTAGCACAACACAGACATACTACATTactatggatttaaaaaaaaatactaagcagACTTACCAAACACATGCGTATAAACGCGAAAGTTGGTTTTGAATCACATTCAGATGTAACAACAATAACGTTAACGTTAGCTGTTTGTTTGTTATGTCTCGTTCCTTTCAACTTTTATTAATCGAAAACATAAGCTTCTCTGACACAGGTAAGCATGCACACGGTTTAAAGATTATCACCACGAGTTGATCATACAGTGGTACGTGGTAACCATCACGTAAATATTTACCAAACCCCAACTGTCATATCCAGCGACTATTCTACATCCATAGCAACAGCACACTGCCGTGACTACTTCCGGTTGTGCGCCCGGAATACGTCACATTCACGTGACTGTATGTTAGTTTCTGGAAGCAAGCGTTCAGGTTATCGTCACATCATCATAACTGTATGTTTTAGACACTTTAGTAAATGTTTTGACAGACTTAAGTAAAATACCATTGGCATGAAACAGCACTTTTTCTTTTGAAATAATtcattctaattattattattattattcatattttagcaagggcgtagatttggtttgaacattgggggggttgaacgttgtatgctgcccgttatttttttaaaaataattgtttttggaTTCAAaagtattgttattggataatctatttcttcctatctatctatctatctatctatctatctatctatctatctatctggcaacatgctttaactgattacaacatatacaaatatgaaagagacaacatttagacatttattttaagatttttacattccaccttaatgcattttaattttttttaagggaaacacatctttaaaacattaaaggcattaatgtatagcctaactttacaaagctgctatttttctatactgtttcctattttattttattgattgaatggcatcttctttacctgatcacctgctcctcctctccctctgctgacttttctaccctgcagctatatttacctcgaatctgattatacacctcataacgttatgaaatttgtgtataatcatcattcataaaattctaacatagtagattatcaaaagaaagaaattaagtattgaaaccgccagtaggcggcagtgtctcactgttttaatgagttagccacttaaatcgttaattcatccaattcgttcaaaagtcagattaatttagtaagaaaacaaacaccgatatgaatacttttgtcgttgataactacagacactatttaaaatatatactagcaaaacagacagctgctttggtaacttgttatactgatagttatagctaaatacattgcaatggatttagctaaaatatatgtggtatgtactaactattacacaatattctcatacctcattctcagtacatgctttattttttttgcatccctctctgaccagcagttaaatatagtccgctgtgcagcgcttctcttcatttttggcgttaacattaaccgtgtgctctcccattcaaacaccactcgcttgttttggtgaaagtgcgactcattggttgggcgttaccaatcggttcaatggagggggagtattttttgtctgatttattatgacatactcatatttgattaggaacaaaataatttttacaaaataaatgaattctatttttcatattatatttttcatttgatctactgtgattttcatgttgaaatattgggggggttgtaactgatggatttgaactACCCCCCCTTAAACTACGCCActgtattttagtatattttagtaATATACTGAGCATCAACTAAACTATTGGTTACTATTTTGTGATACCTTTAAATTGGAATGCTGAAACTATTCAAAAAAACATTGTTAGCTGTAAAGAGAGATTGTGAATCATTGAATAGATATTGTTAAATGACTGTTGTCATGTGTTACAATTATAAAtggaatgcatttaaaaaaaagaatacatcaTTGTGGAGATAAATGTAGCCTCTTGATGAAAGGAGCTTGTCACATGTTTAATTCCAGGTAGAGCTGACCTAGAAACTGAGAAGTTAATGACATCACAATCCTTCCCTATTAGTACAGTGTCCTTGAGCCATTTACTGGGAGGAAACATCCCTGTCCTGTAACATACTGTAAATCATGAAACAAAAGCATCTGGGTAGAAAATGTCCAATTAACTAAATTTTCATATTACCAAGTTCACTAAATCactttatgtatgtatgcattcATTTAGAATTGtactttgataatgcaaatgaaaatAACATAAGATGATTTTAGTAGACGACAGAATGTGTAATTTCTAAGATATTACATTTTCAACTATATAGTTGTTTTAACATAATtacattacagtttaaaacaattATAACCAGACATGCTACTTTACTATGTTTTTACTAAAACTCCTAAgtggactttttatttttttatttttaggtactATGCTTTTGATGATTTCTCTGTTCAAGAGGGCCTCTGCTGGTTCCAAAGCTTGAAAAATAtcacttttacatttattcatttaagagGCACTTTTATCCAAGTGACTTTCAATTGAGGAATACAACAAGCATTCATCTCAAGGAGGCAATAACACGAGAAGTGTTAAATCCAAAGTTTCAAACATCATCTAGTAAGCTACAAAACAGAGATATCAAgaaatatacgttttttttaaAGACTCGATCATGACCCTGTCAGTTTACAAGAAGTGTctattttcatataatttcttAAGTTCTGACAAATAGTTACGttctgaattttaaaaaaaaatgtattcatataagTCCATGACCAACATTACCAAATTGTTAGAATATTGCAATAATGTTAGATATTTGATCCCTTGAAGCAGCTTAACCAACATACTCTTTAAAATTCAAACTGCAATTAACTCTCACTGaatccagttgccctgctgcaggagctctgtttccggaaccgaacaatgtacaggaatccctgagctagacgcatccaaagccgtatctactgtataatactgtaaatactgtatttcattaactgatcTAATGTTCTAGTGTTAATAAACCAACATATTGAagtaatatctgttttttttaccatTGTAATGCACTAATAACCACCAAAGCTCATCACTAACAGCTCTTCCACAAGCTAAGAAGAGatatatatagaaggtgcacagtgtcattcacatgaccactaaacaccatcatggtaacccACATggtactgaaataatgcaataaacattaatttaacaactttAGATGAAAGATAAAACCctaatgtacacaactgataagacaaaactaagaagaaacatagttatttcaatgaaaaaacataaaatatgaagtgtcattcagggaattctgggagtgtCAATTTACAGTTTTTCACCTTAAATTCAACaatgactttttctttttcacttccaaaaactgtaattttaacgTTATTTTCTGTGGAATTACATTAAATGTCATTACAGTTATTCACCGTATATAGTATGGAAACTTACTGATGACCAATTaaaaggtttttactgtagcatttttacagtctttttacTGTTAAGATCGCAatcattttttttactattctgcACCTCTCCCCTATTGTCTTACATGTGGTTGTTCACCCCTCCCTCTCATTTATCCGAAACTGTGGCATATTTCCATTCCCACTCCAGCAACCCCCCTCTCACCCCAGGCCCTGGTTAACACCCCACATTGTTATGTCCTCGTGCTAGCAATTGTGCTGGAGAGCAGGGCGGAAGGATGTGACTAAACACCATGGCTTAAAGTAGAGAAAAAGCTTTTGTCACTCTTTTCGTTAGTTTTGTGTGTGTCCCATGTAGTCTCATCTCAGCAGTGGGAAGACCTCATCTAGAGATACATTTCAACGTTTAATATGCTTTGCGTTTG is part of the Carassius carassius chromosome 33, fCarCar2.1, whole genome shotgun sequence genome and harbors:
- the LOC132113568 gene encoding acidic fibroblast growth factor intracellular-binding protein B-like; the protein is MSVELDVFVGNTTIMDKEVYQLWLNGYTVNDAVKVRIEGGVMEECEASAEVLLSDTMDQYRTFQMCERLLHHPAKLANQLLFQIPPDRQAMLIERYYAFDDLFVREVLGKKLSKGTKKDLDDVSIKTGIMLKSCRRQFDNFKRVFKVVEELKGPLVENIRQHFLLPDPLARDYAAIVFFANNRFETGKKKLQYLTFQDFAFCAGQLINNWTVGAVDNMMEDMDVDLDKEFLQDLKDLKILITDKDLLDQHKSLVCTALRGKTNVFNEMEANFKNLSRGLVNIAAKLINAKDVRDFFIDLVEKFIEPCRSDKLTSIDVNLYLTHYTNSAHILDTFKHHTVWTRYMGVIKSCILRMYHD